The Streptomyces vinaceus genome contains the following window.
ACGCGGAGGTCGTCAAGGAGCTGGGCGCGGAGCGCCTGCGCTTCGTGGCGACCTCGGCCTCGCGCGACGCCGAGAACCGCGAGGAGTTCGTCCAGGGGGTCCTCGCCATCCTGGGCGTCGAGCCCGAGGTGATCTCCGGTGACCAGGAGGCGGAGTTCTCCTTCACCGGCGCCACCAAGGAGTTGACGGGCGCGACCCACCTGGAGAAGCCCTTCCTGGTGGTGGACATCGGCGGCGGCTCCACCGAGTTCGTCGTCGGCGAGGAGCACGTGCGGGCGGCCCGCTCGGTCGACGTGGGCTGCGTCCGGATGACCGAGCGTCACCTGGTCGTGGACGGGGCGGTCACCGACCCGCCGACCGCGGAGCAGGTCGCCGCCATGCGGGCCGACATCGAGGCGGCGCTGGACCTGGTCGAGCGGACGGTCCCGCTGGCCGAGGCGCGCACCCTGGTGGGCCTGGCCGGCTCGGTGACCACGGTCGCCGGGATCGCCCTCGGGCTGGCGGAGTACGACTCCGCCGCGATCCACCACGCCCGGGTGACGTACGAACAGGTCCGCGAGATCACCGACCGCATGCTGACCTCGGTGCACGCCGAGCGCGCGGCCGTCCCGGTCATCCACCCGGGCCGGGTGGACGTGATCGGCGCGGGCACCCTGGTCCTGCTCGCCGTCATGGAGCGCACCGGCGCCCGCGAGGTCGTCGTCTCGGAGCACGACATCCTCGACGGCATCGCCTGGAAGACGGCAGAAGAGGTCGAGGCTGACGAGCAGCGGTCCTGACCCGCGGGAAACGCCGGACGGCGGCGCTCCGGTCACCTGACGGGAGCGCCGCCGTAAGGGTCGCATTCAGATGGTGCGGTAGCTGTCGCGGCGGTCGCCGATTCTGACGACGAGGATGACGAGCTCGCCGTCCAGGACCTGATAGGCGATCCGGTAACCGCCCAGCCGGTAGGGGCCGGAGGGGCCGGTGGGTGCCGAAACGGTGGGTTCCCGCCTGAGCGAGGGCTGTTTCGAAGGTCCTGGAGGTCCCTCGGAGGGCTTTCGGAGGGGCTTACGGGGGCCTTAGGTCCCCTCCTCCACAGAAAGTTCGTGAAGTTCTTCACAAGGAAAAGAGGCCTGATGGGCCACGGGGAGGGTCCTTCGGGGCCCTCGGCGGGTCATCGGGCCTCTGTTGTCCGAGTGTTCGTGCGAAATGAGGGTGCCGTCCGGCCTCGTCGGTAGGTATCCACCAACCCGGTGGTCTACTCCGCTTTCAGGCCTGGAGGCCAGTTCAGGACGGGTGAACAACGAGTCCCGTGACACCCTGGTTCCCGTTTCGCGCCATGAGCTCCGTCACGTGGGCCGCGCAGTGTAGCAGAGGCCTTCCGGCACCTTGTGAAGGGGCTCACGAGCGTCACCCCTTGGGGTGCTGGATACTCGTTGCATGAGCACCACGGAGCGTCCCAGGATCCTCGTTGTAGGAGGTGGGTACGTAGGCCTGTACGCGGCCAAGCGGATCATGAAGAAGATGCGCTATGGCGAGGCGACCGTCACGGTCGTCGACCCGCGGTCGTACATGACCTACCAGCCCTTCCTCCCCGAAGTGGCCGCAGGCAGCATCTCGCCTCGGCACGTCGTCGTCCCGCTGCGACGCGTGCTGCCCAAGGCAGAGGTTCTCACCGGCCGGGTCACCAGCATCGACCAGGACCGCAAGGTCGCCGTCGTCACGCCGCTGGTCGGCGAGGCGTACGAGCTGCCCTTCGACTACCTGGTGATCGCGCTCGGCGCCGTCTCCCGCACCTTCCCGATCCCCGGCCTCGCCGAGCAGGGCATCGGCATGAAGGGCGTCGAAGAGGGCATCGGCCTGCGCAACCACGTCCTTGAGCAGCTCGACAAGGCCGAGTCCACGACGGACGAGAACGTCCGCCGCAAGGCCCTCACCTTCGTCTTCGTCGGCGGCGGCTTCGCCGGTGCGGAGACGATCGGCGAGGTCGAGGACATGGCCCGCGACGCCGCGAAGTACTACACCACGATCAAGCGCGAGGACATGCGCTTCATCCTGGTGGACGCCGCCGACAAGATCCTTCCCGAGGTCGGGCCCAAGCTGGGCACCTGGGGCAAGGAGCACCTTGAGTCCCGCGGCATCGAGATCTACCTCAACACCTCCATGGACTCCTGCGTGGACGGCCACGTGGTGCTGAAGAACGGCCTTGAGGTCGACTCCGACACCCTCGTGTGGACCGCCGGCGTCAAGCCCAACCCGGTGCTGGCCCGCTACGGCCTGCCGCTGGGCCCGCGCGGCCACGTCGACACCGCCCCGACCCTCCAGGTCCAGGGCACCGACTACATCTGGGCCGCCGGCGACAACGCCCAGGTCCCGGACGTCGCCGCCCGCAAGGCCGGCGTCGAGAACGCCTGGTGCCCGCCGAACGCACAGCACGCGCTGCGCCAGGCCAAGGTCCTCGGCGACAACGTCATCTCGGGCATGCGGGGCTTCCCGCAGGCCGAGTACTCGCACTCCAACAAGGGTGCGGTGGCGGGCCTCGGCCTCCACAAGGGCGTCGCGATGATCGTCATGGGCAAGACCAAGATCAAGCTCAAGGGCCGGCTCGCCTGGTACATGCACCGTGGCTACCACGGCATGGCCATGCCGACCTGGAACCGCAAGATCCGCGTCTTCGCCGACTGGACCCTCGCCATGTTCCTCAAGCGCGAGGTCGTCTCCCTCGGTGCGCTGGAGACCCCGCGCGAGGAGTTCTACGAGGCCGCCAAGCCGGCGCCGGCTCCGGCCGCCGCCGCTGCCCCGGCCGCGAAGGCCAAGGCCTCCTGACCCGGGCCTGACCGGCAACACCTCCCGTACGTCCCGAAGGGGCCGCCCGCCATCCGTGGTGCGGGCGGCCCCTTCGGCATGCCCCCGTAGGCCTGTTCGGAGGGTCGTCCGATTGAGCGCCGCCCGGAGTGGGTATGCCGTTCGGTCGGATCATTACTGGAGGTGCCTACGATGACCGAAGCCGCGCCGCGGCTGGCCGCTCTCGCCGAGACCCTGCTGGGCGCCCCCCTGCCCGTCAGGATTCGTGCCTGGGACGGCAGCGAGGCCGGACCGCCCGACGGACCCACCCTGGTGCTGAACAACCGCCGTGCCCTGCGCCGCGTGCTGTGGCGCCCCGGCGAGCTGGGCCTGGCCCGGGCCTGGGTCGCCGGGGACCTGACCGTGGACGGC
Protein-coding sequences here:
- a CDS encoding Ppx/GppA phosphatase family protein, with protein sequence MTRVAAVDCGTNSIRLLVADCDPFTGELVELDRRMTIVRLGQGVDKTGRLAPEALERTFAACREYAEVVKELGAERLRFVATSASRDAENREEFVQGVLAILGVEPEVISGDQEAEFSFTGATKELTGATHLEKPFLVVDIGGGSTEFVVGEEHVRAARSVDVGCVRMTERHLVVDGAVTDPPTAEQVAAMRADIEAALDLVERTVPLAEARTLVGLAGSVTTVAGIALGLAEYDSAAIHHARVTYEQVREITDRMLTSVHAERAAVPVIHPGRVDVIGAGTLVLLAVMERTGAREVVVSEHDILDGIAWKTAEEVEADEQRS
- a CDS encoding NAD(P)/FAD-dependent oxidoreductase, translated to MSTTERPRILVVGGGYVGLYAAKRIMKKMRYGEATVTVVDPRSYMTYQPFLPEVAAGSISPRHVVVPLRRVLPKAEVLTGRVTSIDQDRKVAVVTPLVGEAYELPFDYLVIALGAVSRTFPIPGLAEQGIGMKGVEEGIGLRNHVLEQLDKAESTTDENVRRKALTFVFVGGGFAGAETIGEVEDMARDAAKYYTTIKREDMRFILVDAADKILPEVGPKLGTWGKEHLESRGIEIYLNTSMDSCVDGHVVLKNGLEVDSDTLVWTAGVKPNPVLARYGLPLGPRGHVDTAPTLQVQGTDYIWAAGDNAQVPDVAARKAGVENAWCPPNAQHALRQAKVLGDNVISGMRGFPQAEYSHSNKGAVAGLGLHKGVAMIVMGKTKIKLKGRLAWYMHRGYHGMAMPTWNRKIRVFADWTLAMFLKREVVSLGALETPREEFYEAAKPAPAPAAAAAPAAKAKAS